From the Caldicellulosiruptoraceae bacterium PP1 genome, one window contains:
- a CDS encoding VanW family protein — MKKKVLLISFLILLIFTTSISGYFLYNTITSLLNTNKIYKGIYIEDVYVSGLTKSQAYEIIKAKYLDTIGNKSIIINIQNDRFTYSLKYFDVNLNIKEAIDEAFSIGRNGNFLERLREIKKIYDNPVKISLSYSYNNSKIKRISEKLALRYYKKSINASIKRINNKFVITNSSYGTSLDYKKLAEEMKKLLDNKKGGEINCKLNLIRPTITEEDLRKITDVIGEFTTKFNASNIPRSINIEVAANKINGNIVLPGETYSLSNVLSPVTVENGYKIAKVIVGNEFVDGVGGGLCQIATTLYNAVLQAQLKVVERLPHSALVSYVPPGRDATVASGSIDFKFKNNSDTIIYIESFRNKDTVTVRLYGKNSHIGEVVKFENEIVEKIPYKVVYKNDPTLPKGVKKRKGIPQGGLKVKTYMSIYKDGILISKKLLSYDYYKPVDDVYLVGTKEVLTNKDKINDDR; from the coding sequence TTGAAGAAAAAGGTATTATTGATTTCATTTCTCATATTATTAATTTTTACAACAAGTATTTCAGGATATTTTTTGTATAATACTATTACTTCTTTGTTAAATACTAATAAGATATATAAAGGTATTTACATTGAAGATGTTTATGTTAGTGGTCTTACAAAGTCTCAAGCATATGAAATTATAAAAGCAAAATACCTTGATACAATAGGAAATAAGTCAATAATAATTAATATTCAAAATGATAGATTTACTTATAGCTTAAAATATTTTGATGTAAATCTGAACATTAAAGAAGCAATAGATGAAGCTTTTTCCATAGGTAGAAATGGAAACTTTTTAGAACGATTAAGAGAAATTAAAAAAATTTATGACAATCCTGTAAAAATAAGTTTAAGTTATTCATATAATAATTCTAAAATTAAAAGAATTTCAGAAAAATTAGCATTGAGATATTATAAAAAATCAATAAATGCAAGCATAAAAAGAATAAATAATAAATTTGTGATTACTAATAGTTCTTATGGAACTAGTTTAGATTATAAAAAATTAGCAGAAGAAATGAAGAAATTATTAGATAATAAAAAAGGTGGAGAAATAAATTGTAAGCTTAACTTAATTAGGCCTACAATAACTGAAGAAGATTTAAGAAAGATTACTGATGTTATTGGTGAATTTACAACAAAGTTTAATGCATCTAATATTCCAAGAAGTATTAATATTGAGGTTGCTGCAAACAAAATTAATGGTAATATTGTTTTACCAGGAGAAACATATTCACTTTCAAATGTTCTGAGTCCTGTTACAGTAGAAAATGGTTATAAAATTGCGAAAGTAATAGTTGGGAATGAATTTGTAGATGGTGTTGGAGGAGGACTTTGCCAGATTGCTACTACACTCTATAATGCTGTTTTACAAGCACAATTAAAGGTTGTTGAGAGACTTCCACATTCTGCATTAGTATCCTATGTTCCACCAGGTAGAGATGCCACAGTTGCAAGTGGATCAATTGATTTTAAATTTAAAAATAACTCTGATACAATAATTTATATTGAAAGCTTTAGGAACAAAGATACAGTTACTGTAAGGCTTTATGGTAAGAATAGCCATATTGGAGAAGTTGTGAAATTTGAAAATGAAATTGTAGAAAAAATACCATACAAGGTTGTATACAAAAATGATCCCACACTTCCAAAAGGAGTTAAAAAAAGGAAAGGTATACCACAAGGAGGTTTGAAAGTTAAAACATATATGTCCATTTATAAAGATGGAATACTTATTTCTAAAAAATTATTATCTTATGATTACTACAAGCCAGTCGATGATGTTTATCTTGTAGGAACTAAAGAAGTTTTAACTAATAAAGACAAAATTAATGACGATAGGTAA
- a CDS encoding 2-oxoacid:acceptor oxidoreductase family protein: protein MTEEIIIAGFGGQGVLFLGETIARIGMILGKNVSWLPSYGPEMRGGTANCSVIISDDEIASPVVFKPSTFFALNRPSFEKFENFVEKNGIILMNTSLIDLQGKRDDVIYISVDATNIASSLGNIKATNMVMLGAYIKYKKLFDLYQVLDFISKNSKSKEFFEINKRAVEYGYNSI, encoded by the coding sequence ATGACAGAAGAGATAATTATAGCTGGCTTTGGTGGTCAAGGTGTGCTTTTTTTAGGTGAAACTATTGCTAGAATTGGTATGATTTTAGGCAAAAATGTTTCATGGCTTCCTTCTTATGGGCCAGAGATGCGTGGCGGGACTGCAAATTGTTCTGTTATCATTTCAGATGATGAAATAGCATCACCAGTTGTTTTTAAACCATCAACTTTTTTTGCATTAAATAGGCCTTCATTTGAGAAATTTGAGAATTTTGTTGAAAAAAATGGTATAATTTTAATGAATACTTCGCTTATCGATTTACAAGGGAAAAGAGATGATGTAATATATATTAGTGTTGATGCAACTAATATTGCTTCAAGCTTAGGTAATATTAAGGCTACAAATATGGTCATGCTTGGTGCATATATAAAATATAAAAAGCTATTCGATTTATATCAAGTATTAGATTTTATATCTAAAAATTCAAAAAGCAAGGAATTTTTTGAAATAAATAAAAGGGCAGTGGAATATGGATATAATAGTATTTAA
- a CDS encoding thiamine pyrophosphate-dependent enzyme, whose protein sequence is MRILFSKPKALSSISTHYCPGCGHGIIHRIIAEVIDELPQDQKIIGVAPVGCSVFIYDYFNFDFVAAAHGRAPAVATGVKRSIRDALVFSYQGDGDIAAIGTSEIIHAAARGESFTAIFVNNGVYAMTGGQMAPTSIPGQITVSSPYGRDPKIQGYHIKLCEMLEPLDGVAFIARTSIHNIKNIEMTKKIIRKAFDIQINELGFSIIEILSNCPTNWGMTPIKSMKRIEEEVIKYYPLGIFKDKGGDIK, encoded by the coding sequence TTGAGAATATTGTTTAGTAAACCTAAAGCTCTTTCAAGTATTTCAACCCATTATTGTCCTGGCTGTGGGCATGGAATTATTCACAGAATTATTGCAGAAGTAATTGATGAACTACCACAAGACCAAAAGATAATCGGTGTTGCTCCTGTTGGCTGTTCTGTGTTTATATATGATTATTTTAACTTTGATTTTGTTGCCGCAGCACATGGAAGAGCACCAGCAGTTGCAACAGGTGTGAAAAGAAGCATTAGAGATGCTCTAGTTTTTTCATATCAAGGAGATGGAGACATTGCAGCCATTGGTACATCAGAGATAATTCATGCTGCTGCAAGAGGTGAAAGTTTTACTGCTATTTTTGTTAATAATGGAGTATATGCAATGACAGGAGGACAGATGGCTCCAACTTCTATTCCAGGTCAAATTACAGTTTCATCTCCATATGGTAGAGATCCTAAAATTCAAGGCTATCATATTAAGCTATGTGAAATGTTAGAACCACTTGATGGTGTTGCTTTTATAGCAAGAACATCAATACATAATATAAAAAATATAGAAATGACAAAAAAAATAATTAGAAAAGCTTTTGATATACAAATAAATGAATTAGGTTTTTCAATTATTGAAATTCTTTCAAACTGTCCAACAAACTGGGGGATGACGCCTATTAAAAGCATGAAAAGGATTGAGGAAGAGGTAATAAAATATTATCCACTAGGCATTTTTAAAGACAAAGGTGGGGATATAAAATGA
- a CDS encoding 3-methyl-2-oxobutanoate dehydrogenase subunit VorB, translating into MKMLVKGNEAIAEAAIRAGCDCFFGYPITPQTELLQYMAKKLLRSNKVFVQAESEVGAINMAYGASSCGKRVMTSSSGPGISLKQEGISYLAGAELPCVIVNVMRGGPGLGNINVAQSDYFQAVKGGGHGDYKVITLAPNSVQEAVHLTYLAFDLADKYRNPTMILLDGMLGQMMEAVEFEDISYKEYNKDFAVTGDRNKEKRITNSLYIIPEELENHNIKLNKKYEIIKENEVLFEEYQINDAEIIFVAFGTCARIVKSAVKKLRLNGIKVGLFRPITLWPFPEKQLEEYSLNDKVKMFIDVEFNMGQMLEDVKIAIGKRKNIYFIGRTGGMIPSVDDIVEKVGELVEKGVENIV; encoded by the coding sequence ATGAAGATGTTAGTTAAAGGAAATGAGGCTATAGCTGAGGCAGCAATAAGAGCAGGATGTGATTGTTTTTTTGGTTATCCTATAACACCACAGACAGAGTTACTTCAATATATGGCAAAAAAGCTACTTAGATCAAATAAAGTTTTTGTTCAAGCTGAAAGTGAAGTTGGAGCAATTAATATGGCTTATGGTGCTTCAAGTTGTGGTAAGAGGGTAATGACCTCTTCTTCAGGTCCAGGTATTAGTTTAAAACAAGAAGGCATATCTTATTTGGCTGGTGCCGAGCTTCCCTGTGTTATTGTTAATGTAATGAGGGGTGGCCCAGGTCTTGGGAACATTAATGTTGCCCAGTCAGATTATTTTCAAGCTGTAAAAGGTGGTGGACATGGAGACTATAAAGTAATTACTTTAGCTCCAAATTCTGTTCAAGAAGCAGTTCATTTAACTTATCTTGCTTTTGATTTAGCAGACAAATATCGTAATCCTACGATGATATTGCTAGATGGTATGTTAGGGCAAATGATGGAGGCAGTTGAATTTGAAGATATTTCATATAAAGAATACAATAAGGATTTTGCAGTTACTGGCGATAGAAATAAGGAAAAACGAATTACAAATTCTCTATATATAATTCCAGAGGAATTAGAGAATCATAATATAAAACTTAATAAAAAATATGAAATCATAAAAGAAAATGAAGTACTTTTCGAAGAATATCAAATAAATGATGCTGAAATAATTTTTGTAGCATTTGGAACATGTGCAAGAATTGTTAAAAGTGCAGTAAAAAAATTAAGATTAAATGGAATAAAAGTAGGCTTATTTAGACCAATCACATTATGGCCATTTCCAGAAAAACAACTTGAAGAGTATTCACTAAATGATAAAGTCAAAATGTTTATTGATGTTGAATTTAATATGGGTCAAATGTTAGAAGATGTTAAAATAGCAATTGGAAAAAGAAAAAATATTTATTTTATAGGGAGAACAGGTGGAATGATACCCTCTGTTGATGATATTGTTGAAAAGGTTGGAGAACTAGTTGAGAAAGGGGTTGAGAATATTGTTTAG
- a CDS encoding indolepyruvate ferredoxin oxidoreductase subunit alpha, with product MGLKINEDKCKGCGLCIEFCPSKVLNLNKDKINKKGYNPVKMETPDKCRLCGICYKVCPDVVFEVGE from the coding sequence ATGGGTTTAAAAATTAATGAGGATAAGTGTAAAGGGTGTGGGCTTTGTATTGAATTTTGTCCTTCAAAAGTATTGAATCTAAACAAGGATAAAATTAATAAAAAAGGTTATAATCCTGTTAAGATGGAAACGCCTGATAAGTGTCGACTTTGTGGCATTTGTTACAAAGTGTGTCCAGATGTTGTTTTTGAGGTAGGTGAGTAG